In a single window of the Littorina saxatilis isolate snail1 linkage group LG3, US_GU_Lsax_2.0, whole genome shotgun sequence genome:
- the LOC138961717 gene encoding cysteine-rich neurotrophic factor-like codes for MRPQYKTGGFCNRHHESESTLQFARPFAMSVSRVLCAVTALCVVVSVLHVQVATATTDPVAANCGPLCREYNQVATECGVMRNCYDYAYNDTDTFTRCLEPCWDLSGPCFGLCATNFDSNFDKCLQQCEGDDDYDCVSTCFDDTFIQQRDSKLTLPSPDIGPFVQDA; via the exons GCCTCAGTATAAAACAGGAGGATTTTGTAACCGTCATCACGAATCTGAGAGCACCCTTCAGTTTGCAAG ACCTTTCGCCATGTCCGTGTCAAGAGTGTTATGCGCGGTGACAGCGCTGTGTGTGGTGGTGAGCGTGCTTCACGTGCAGGTAGCCACAGCAACCACTGACCCCGTGGCCGCCAACTGTGGCCCGCTCTGTCGAGAGTACAACCAAGTGGCGACTGAGTGTGGCGTAATGAGAAACTGTTACGA CTACGCCTACAATGACACGGACACGTTCACCCGTTGTCTGGAGCCTTGCTGGGACCTAAGTGGACCGTGCTTTGGGCTGTGCGCCACCAACTTTGACTCCAACTTCGACAAGTGTCTTCAACAGTGTGAAGGCGACGACGACTACGACTGCGTCTCCACCTGTTTCGACGACACCTTCATTCAGCAGAGAGACAG CAAATTGACACTGCCGTCCCCTGACATCGGACCGTTTGTACAGGACGCATGA
- the LOC138961719 gene encoding uncharacterized protein isoform X2, which translates to MIETPLTCNPSSINISTGTQFNLLYPAVHVLRQYKLSTVMGVTTAVCSVLLCVVKLAFTVHGESFQCSVDRNHKLTSFSGESVYLSLPCNHRLADFTCGDYRVQVTLGNGKVAKNLSPVTMWVKIVNSQTENIFQTRTSQIVLRDYHAGRTKDAWKDKLGSLDDLDLIGYDKSRKRLVLKKSGIFDVEFSKGGDVAVMCHANMVEFKSRPLPETLCGTGLAGTKELEEGFARLFGEIYLATADDFVNYIVLSDTTVKQSKTCRALIDNVIRCESMKKAVAQCDVILRDVILSQCLAKSGMDLEKYFNDCFISVCFDDDSPMDTMNNYIDDNCEGVSPVCTTEI; encoded by the exons ATGATTGAAACGCCGCTAACGTGCAACCCGAGCAGTATAAATATATCCACGGGCACGCAGTTCAACCTCCTCTACCCCGCTGTACACGTACTT CGACAATATAAATTATCTACAGTGATGGGGGTGACCACAGCGGTTTGTTCAGTTCTACTCTGCGTCGTGAAGCTGGCATTCACAGTGCATGGTG AATCTTTCCAATGCAGTGTCGACAGGAATCACAAGCTCACCTCGTTCAGCGGAGAAAGCGTGTACTTGTCTCTTCCGTGTAATCACCGTCTGGCGGACTTCACGTGCGGCGATTATCGGGTGCAGGTAACACTGGGAAATGGAAAGGTGGCTAAAAACCTTTCTCCTGTCACAATGTGGGTCAAGATTGTTAACAGTCAAACCGAGAATATCTTCCAAACCCGGACGTCCCAGATCGTCTTGAGAGAT TATCATGCTGGTAGAACAAAGGACGCCTGGAAGGATAAATTAGGGTCTCTAGACGACCTTGACCTTATTGGCTATGACAAATCACGCAAGCGGCTCGTGCTAAAGAAGAGCGGCATCTTTGATGTTGAGTTCAGCAAGGGGGGCGATGTGGCCGTCATGTGTCATGCGAACATGGTCGAGTTCAAGTCCCGTCCTTTGCCTGAAACTTTGTGCG GAACGGGACTAGCAGGTACCAAGGAGCTAGAAGAAGGCTTTGCAAGACTCTTTGGTGAAATCTATTTAGCCACAGCAGATGACTTTGTCAATTATATCGTCCTTTCTGATACCACAGTTAAACAAAg TAAAACCTGCAGGGCCCTGATAGACAATGTCATACGATGCGAGTCTATGAAGAAGGCCGTGGCGCAGTGTGACGTCATCCTGCGTGACGTCATCCTTTCCCAATGTCTTGCCAAGTCTGGAATGGACCTAGAGAAATACTTCAACGACTGCTTTATATCTGTTTGTTTCGATGATGATTCTCCCATGGACACGATGAATAACTACATCGATGACAACTGTGAAGGAG
- the LOC138961719 gene encoding uncharacterized protein isoform X1: MIETPLTCNPSSINISTGTQFNLLYPAVHVLRQYKLSTVMGVTTAVCSVLLCVVKLAFTVHGESFQCSVDRNHKLTSFSGESVYLSLPCNHRLADFTCGDYRVQVTLGNGKVAKNLSPVTMWVKIVNSQTENIFQTRTSQIVLRDYHAGRTKDAWKDKLGSLDDLDLIGYDKSRKRLVLKKSGIFDVEFSKGGDVAVMCHANMVEFKSRPLPETLCGTGLAGTKELEEGFARLFGEIYLATADDFVNYIVLSDTTVKQSKTCRALIDNVIRCESMKKAVAQCDVILRDVILSQCLAKSGMDLEKYFNDCFISVCFDDDSPMDTMNNYIDDNCEGGWLRTGYMPSLSDY, encoded by the exons ATGATTGAAACGCCGCTAACGTGCAACCCGAGCAGTATAAATATATCCACGGGCACGCAGTTCAACCTCCTCTACCCCGCTGTACACGTACTT CGACAATATAAATTATCTACAGTGATGGGGGTGACCACAGCGGTTTGTTCAGTTCTACTCTGCGTCGTGAAGCTGGCATTCACAGTGCATGGTG AATCTTTCCAATGCAGTGTCGACAGGAATCACAAGCTCACCTCGTTCAGCGGAGAAAGCGTGTACTTGTCTCTTCCGTGTAATCACCGTCTGGCGGACTTCACGTGCGGCGATTATCGGGTGCAGGTAACACTGGGAAATGGAAAGGTGGCTAAAAACCTTTCTCCTGTCACAATGTGGGTCAAGATTGTTAACAGTCAAACCGAGAATATCTTCCAAACCCGGACGTCCCAGATCGTCTTGAGAGAT TATCATGCTGGTAGAACAAAGGACGCCTGGAAGGATAAATTAGGGTCTCTAGACGACCTTGACCTTATTGGCTATGACAAATCACGCAAGCGGCTCGTGCTAAAGAAGAGCGGCATCTTTGATGTTGAGTTCAGCAAGGGGGGCGATGTGGCCGTCATGTGTCATGCGAACATGGTCGAGTTCAAGTCCCGTCCTTTGCCTGAAACTTTGTGCG GAACGGGACTAGCAGGTACCAAGGAGCTAGAAGAAGGCTTTGCAAGACTCTTTGGTGAAATCTATTTAGCCACAGCAGATGACTTTGTCAATTATATCGTCCTTTCTGATACCACAGTTAAACAAAg TAAAACCTGCAGGGCCCTGATAGACAATGTCATACGATGCGAGTCTATGAAGAAGGCCGTGGCGCAGTGTGACGTCATCCTGCGTGACGTCATCCTTTCCCAATGTCTTGCCAAGTCTGGAATGGACCTAGAGAAATACTTCAACGACTGCTTTATATCTGTTTGTTTCGATGATGATTCTCCCATGGACACGATGAATAACTACATCGATGACAACTGTGAAGGAGGTTGGTTACGTACAGGTTACATGccaagtctcagtgattattaa